Part of the Hemibagrus wyckioides isolate EC202008001 linkage group LG09, SWU_Hwy_1.0, whole genome shotgun sequence genome, gtctgtctgtctgtctgtctactctTATCTCGCTGTgaactatttatttacttgatTGTGGGCCTAGTGATAATTTGATCATTTCAACCCCTGCTACATGTATTTTATAAAAGAGGTGCGTGGACATGCACTGATGTATCGCCTTTAAAAACTACAGTTTTAGCGTAATAAAATTGTGTTTGTAAGATTTATCAATATCTTGGGGACAAAAATGGTTGCTCTGTTTCTATGGCAACCCGAATTCCCTTTAAAGTTTGGAAATCTCGCGAGACCAAGAAGGTAGACTTCCATTTTAGCCATGACGCGCCATGACGCGCGGTGGACAAATGAAATTGCGCTCTGTGGCGGGGACGGCAATTTACTGCGATTTTAGGACGTATATGGGAGTCTCAGTGAGTTTTGTTGTCACAACAAACGGTGGCTATGACATAAATGTTCTTAATCATTACATCCCAGTTATTCTGCTATATTACTTCAAAAATCTAAGCCTTTACTGATGAAGAAGCACATCCGCTGACTCCATACAAATGTAACCTGAGATACAGGTATAAACTTAGTTTTATACTTAGTTATATAATAAAAGAAGTATCTGTTTTGCACGCTTCTCTACCTTTAAAGGCCTtggtttcttttttgtcttgGTCTGAGGTAATTTTGCACTCCTTGGTCATTTATTTTGACGTGATCCTGTGGCTgcccttttttatttataattataacatGACACGTATAATATTATTCCTACTTTACTTCTTTTAAAGATATTCTgtatctgcaaaaaaaaaaaaaaatattccgaATACGTTGTTTTTCTTACAATTAAATAACACCCAAAAACCACAGCTACAAAGATATGTTaagaattatatttttttgtacaaacatgtctatattctatattaaaTTAAGGAAATTTTCTTTTAGACTAGTTTGCCAATTTCCTGGGGTGCCTTAAGCCAACACATCatattattgatatttttatgaattcagagtaaatgttaacaaaataaagaatacagtgtcaataaaaaaatatttcaaattgtTATAAGGGTCTAGTGTTAATCAGCACAAGAGGCTGAAAAGCTCTGCCTGTCAGTCTGATTTGGTGCTTTACACATTTTTGTCAGCTGGCGCCACCTCCAGCAAGAGCTGCAGGAAGACTGTGAGTTTGTCCAGCAGGTGTGGACACAGTTTGAAGtgaatgaatggaaaataaatcagaGATCCACTTAGGATGAAGAGAGTGACATACAGGTACTCGAGCTGAGGATTGTCAATGATGGGAGCTAGAACCAGGAACACAGCCACCAGAATCACCAGAATGGGTATAAAAATGGGTACCTGAGAAAACCAGACACcggtttatttcattcattgttCTGCTTTTCCTTCATATACATTATACccaataaataaacacttgCACTCAAACAGTCGGAGAAactatgtataaaaataaaataaaatcctcattaaataatagtattcacttttaaaaatacatgtGCCTAATTTATTGAAACCACAAGGAATATTTTATGCAAAGGAAAGTAAATTGTCTGATTTTATATTTGCTCTCAGTCCTGCAGAAACTCTGTTGTTCTATTTAGCCATATCCTGGGATATAAATATGAGGTTGCATACATaccttatctatctatctatctatctatctatctatctatctatctatctatctatctatctatctatctatctatctatctatctatctatctatctatctatctatctatctatctatctatctatctatctatctatctatctatctaaatatggTTAAGCAAAACAATGTTTGGGCCATAACACACTGTTTGAAAATAACTGATACATTTTGTCAAGtgattttgtatatattttgtaacTAAAGCTCTgcatctgtatctgtataattCTAGGTGTGTGCTgttccacatgattggctgattgagtAACTGCACGAATAAGGagatgtgcaggtgttcctaaaaAAGTGACCGTGTGAGTATATCATCTTTAACACACATCCATTTTATATAAGGATGAAAGtgttcttcatctctctcaccTTGTATGTACTTGGAAGATCAGACTTTTTGATTTTTAAATAGAGCAGGCCAGATACCGTCAATCCATAGAAGAACCAGGATGCAAAGCTGAAAGTCAGAgtagaattaaaaaaacaggTGATACATAAAACTGACCATCACATGCGTAGtctaaaagaaaaacagaacggAGATctcatatgttttttttgtgtttactcAAGTTAATTAATATCATTTACTGAACAATTTACCGAATAACACTgtattgatatattttatagTTAGGCTTATTGCCCACtaacttaatatttttattcGGAGGCAGGTTGAAACATCTTGATCCGGGTATATTATAcgaaaaataatgtattttatacTATTTAAGTGAATATAAAGTGGTGCATCTGCAAAAATTATGTTATACCTAAAGAAGTTGATTATTCCCTGGAAGTCACCAGGAATGAGCACAATGAAGGCGATGATGCTGGTAAACATGAGAGCTGGAGAGGGAGTGAAGCGATGTACATGGGCCATGGACAGGATACTAGGCTAAAAGAGCAACAGATCACAAAGGAAGAAACCTCAGATCATATAACATCAGACTTTTGAGCCATGCATGATACACAAGCTCAAACCAGAGCGATGTTAGGATGGTACATAGAGTAGAGTCCATATTAAAGTAGTAACAATAACATTATTCCAtgtgtatttttataaatatttattaaagctTTAATTTCCTCGTACTTACCATGTGACCCTCTCGTGCAGCCACGAAGCAAATTCGTCCACCACTGAAGAACGAGCCGTTCAGCGTGCCAAAGCTAGATAAAGCTGCTGCAATAGACATCACCCAGCCCCAGCTGCCCAGCACTTTATTGCTGTTCTCAAAGAACAGATGGTgaagtcttatttatttatttatttatttatttatttttataataccTACATTTGAATTTAGTGTTGTTCCATCAGTGTTACATGCATAGTCTTCCATAAGTGCAAATTGTGATGGCCTACCCCCATGTAACTGCTACAGCACTGGACATCATCATCTCTCTAGGAGTCATGACGGCCAAATAGCTGATATTGACCAGCAAGTAAAGGATCGTCACCATTGGGATGGCAATCATCAATGCCCGTGGAAGATTTACCTTATACAAGCAGATATAGTATAAAATTCAGTACTTTTGCTGATAATTACAGATCTCATATTCATGCACTTCTAGATGTTGGATTCTGTTCCCTCCAGAGTATCTTTGCAGAACATTTCTTTATCACTTAACATTATTTGCCTTTACTCTTCAACAATTGTATACTAAATTGATATATAATCCTCTTATCTAatagtgtttgtataaactagtCAACCAGAATCCCGCTAGTCAcgcagtgaaaaaaaaacagcaaggcAGATGATAAAGAAAGCAACTAAATTTGTTTTGTCTTGAAATATTTCAGACCAGATTTTAGATTTAATGGATTCTTTAATGGCAAAAGATCCCACTTAGCTAGTTTAGAGTCACATCAGTGGTGCATGCCACCTCAACTATAGTGATCCAGCCTTATTTTCAAATGCTACTAAGGCCAAATTTGAATATCTGAATATTAAATAGGGGAAGTAGCTCAATGGtaaaggtgttggactaatgattggaagattgtgagtttaaatcccaacaccatcaagctgccactgctgggcctagCTGTATaattgagataaatgtaagtctttctagataagggcatctgccaaatgccataaatgtaaaatatcccATTGTTTGCTATAAACATCAAATGATATCTGAAAGAGTTGTTACTTGCCACTGATAACACTGGGATCTAAAGCTGCTGTATGACAGTACACTGTATCTTATTAAAAGTGATATGcagataaaatgaaattgaaCTGAAAGGCATATAACACTTTGTTGTGGAGGAATCCAAGTTCATCAACAACTGAGTATGCTATATCAAACAGACATATGAATATTCTCTGTCAAGAAAGTGTTTTATATAATCACAAAATCTCACACGACTTACCTCTGGATTTTTCACTTCCTCAAGAACAAAGTTTAAATTGTACCATCCAGCGAAAGACCAAAATCCTTGAAACAGAGCCATTCCAATGGCACTGATCTCCAAAGTTGTACCCTCAAAAGAAGTGTCTGGATTTCCAAGGCTTTCCAGGCCATTTTGAGCCATGGTAACTATTCCACCAATAACAATTACTATCAGACCCACCACTTTGGCCACTAGGAAGATAACCTGAATGGCCATGGCAAAGCGAACATTCAGCATATTGATGGTCACCACCACCAAAATGGACACTGCTGCTATACATTTCACCACCAATGTAGGTGGCATGCAGCCTGGATAAAAAGGAGCCACAGCATACTGAGCTAAACTCAAGGCTATAGCCGATATACTTGCTGGCTTCAACACGATTGTGAACGTATATGCCACAAAGAATGCTGGTAAGGGTCCGTAGATTCTCAGTAGGTAGATGAATTCACCTCCGGATTCTCTGAACATGGTGCCGAGCTCTGTATAACTGAGCGCAGCACATACAGTCAACAGGCCACACACAGCCCAGATGATCAAGCTCGCTCCAGGGCTTCCAACATTGGAGATTACAAACTGAGGGGACATAAAGATCCCCGATCCTATCATAGTGCCTGCGACCAGAGAGATCGCACTAATTAACCCTACCTCCCGCTTAAGCCTCAGGCCTTTGTTCTCGTTGCTTGTCATGGTGCTGTTCTGAGGTTAAAAATGAGCTCAATACATCTTGCAGTTAAATATCTGAAGCATGGGCAATAAAATACTAAGTACAAAGTATTTCTgcttaaatattaacatttatgacAGCTTGGTGTACATCGCTATGCAAAGAAAATTGTGCTGAAATTATTAAGTCTGTGTAGGAAGCAGGGGATAATTGGTGCAGAGAGATCCTGGCAcaaattttacaaaaaatattttgcagaGAATAAGGAAAAATTACTACAAAGTGATACATTACACATGCAGTGTGTAGACTTTCCAGGGACTTGCCAGCAGTGTTGggtaggttactttggaaatgtaataggttacagattacaagttactctgtttaaaatgtaataaggaGTGTAACTTTTCAGTTACTTTATAATcagtaaagtaactgattacatttgattactttttgattacttttaagtttctaacGGATATTTTCAacgaaatcatttccaaacatttataccaggcagggttaaccttacagtaatactcaactctgtttactgtttataatatttcatcacttgaattaagattatattgatttaattttaagcacagccaccacaaaaccagacttcagaacaaaaattgtttaatactgttttaggaatcaaatctttgcatgtactgtcctctgatcctcgctctgtgacgccgcggtctgcggatttaagaacgcgctgaaagacgggaggagccgaagactgccgccgttttcatatgaaatttaaaggggactgaggagatctcttattcgtgtacagtttatggacaatcgcagaattttaggggggctgagtagaaatgttaggggggcttTAAAATGTCCTAGCGACACCCATGactagcagactagctaatttgttgtgaatgttttgaatacaggtcttgagtacacGGCCTCGATGAATGCGCAGGCgcgttttagtggatttttttccacagagcagctacagtaaatcaactgaccactcttttcactttttattatacagaaacgagtAATATATCGTTCgaaactaaagggtctgtttttatttctctacactcacaataatgacaaaaattatacattttaaatatattataaaataaagaaaggctaggttccatacctgcagatgcttgCTCAGGTTCAACGTTGAAGCCTTTGatgctgaaagcattttaacagctggCAAACTAATTttgcactgaactgttatatttgccccttattggattttaggatgaaattatttttatatttccaggactgaaatgcatttttatcactcaCCATGGTGGTAACTTTCAGACAGT contains:
- the LOC131359355 gene encoding b(0,+)-type amino acid transporter 1-like — its product is MTSNENKGLRLKREVGLISAISLVAGTMIGSGIFMSPQFVISNVGSPGASLIIWAVCGLLTVCAALSYTELGTMFRESGGEFIYLLRIYGPLPAFFVAYTFTIVLKPASISAIALSLAQYAVAPFYPGCMPPTLVVKCIAAVSILVVVTINMLNVRFAMAIQVIFLVAKVVGLIVIVIGGIVTMAQNGLESLGNPDTSFEGTTLEISAIGMALFQGFWSFAGWYNLNFVLEEVKNPEVNLPRALMIAIPMVTILYLLVNISYLAVMTPREMMMSSAVAVTWGNKVLGSWGWVMSIAAALSSFGTLNGSFFSGGRICFVAAREGHMPSILSMAHVHRFTPSPALMFTSIIAFIVLIPGDFQGIINFFSFASWFFYGLTVSGLLYLKIKKSDLPSTYKVPIFIPILVILVAVFLVLAPIIDNPQLEYLYVTLFILSGSLIYFPFIHFKLCPHLLDKLTVFLQLLLEVAPADKNV